From Paraburkholderia sabiae, a single genomic window includes:
- a CDS encoding gamma-glutamylcyclotransferase family protein yields the protein MNTPQTPDTSVVYLFSYGTLQDRNVQISSFGRELVGRADALPGYAQTLLAIADPKVVEISGKTHHPVVRPSGNPADEVAGTVFEITAQELAAADEYEVDDYKRVLVTLKSGLEAWVYIAA from the coding sequence TTGAACACGCCCCAAACGCCCGACACGTCCGTCGTCTATCTCTTCTCGTACGGCACGCTGCAGGATCGCAACGTGCAGATTTCCAGCTTCGGCCGCGAACTCGTGGGCCGTGCGGACGCGCTGCCCGGCTATGCACAGACACTGCTCGCGATCGCCGATCCGAAAGTCGTCGAGATCAGCGGCAAGACGCATCATCCCGTGGTGCGGCCGAGCGGCAATCCCGCCGACGAAGTCGCAGGCACCGTCTTCGAGATCACCGCGCAGGAACTCGCTGCCGCCGACGAATACGAAGTCGACGACTACAAGCGCGTGCTCGTCACGCTGAAGTCGGGCCTCGAAGCATGGGTGTACATCGCCGCGTGA